One region of Vibrio zhugei genomic DNA includes:
- a CDS encoding aspartoacylase codes for MEAIDSVLLVSGTHGNELSGIYLHHLIQQGLYRTERDSLSVETLIANPAAMDKGLRYVDQDLNRQFNARARQNAQSGNETRLAHSLRETYADREQQMVIDLHNTTSNMGATLILLSSSPYYKKMGAYVKQQMPNAYILFEDQIAWEEQAYLCSMGKNGVMIEVGAQAHGALQFEPLELMKDMLTAVLDFIDLANRNALPALTPNYEAYFYLGPVTLPLDEHGVRTAMVHPRLDGRDFEVLRRGDPMFITFSGDDMVWDKDEDVYPHFINEAAYCLSHVAMELAQKKTVSLS; via the coding sequence ATGGAAGCTATCGATAGCGTACTGCTCGTTTCGGGAACACACGGCAATGAACTTTCAGGGATTTACCTGCATCATTTAATACAACAAGGGCTCTATCGTACCGAGCGCGACTCTTTATCTGTTGAAACGCTCATCGCCAACCCCGCCGCCATGGACAAGGGGCTGCGCTATGTGGATCAAGATTTGAATCGCCAATTTAACGCGCGTGCGCGTCAAAACGCCCAGTCCGGTAACGAAACCCGCCTTGCCCACTCTCTTCGCGAGACCTATGCAGACCGTGAGCAACAAATGGTGATCGATTTACACAACACCACCAGCAATATGGGCGCAACCCTCATATTATTGTCCAGCTCTCCTTACTACAAAAAGATGGGCGCGTATGTCAAACAGCAGATGCCCAATGCGTATATTCTATTTGAAGACCAAATTGCTTGGGAAGAACAAGCGTATTTATGCAGTATGGGGAAAAATGGTGTCATGATTGAAGTGGGCGCACAGGCGCATGGTGCACTCCAATTTGAACCATTGGAATTAATGAAAGACATGCTGACCGCCGTGTTGGATTTTATTGATCTCGCCAACCGTAACGCTCTACCAGCCTTAACCCCAAACTATGAGGCGTACTTCTATCTCGGCCCTGTCACACTGCCATTAGACGAACATGGTGTGAGAACGGCCATGGTGCACCCTCGCCTGGATGGTCGAGACTTTGAGGTACTGCGCCGCGGTGATCCTATGTTCATCACGTTCTCTGGCGACGATATGGTATGGGACAAAGACGAGGACGTGTATCCTCACTTTATCAATGAAGCGGCGTATTGTCTCAGCCACGTCGCGATGGAATTGGCCCAGAAAAAGACCGTATCACTGAGCTAA
- a CDS encoding class I SAM-dependent methyltransferase, with the protein MSTQQWNANQYQKDAQFVSEFGRSVIDLLAPKANETILDLGCGTGELAEQIMQAGTNVYGVDASPSMIDAIKARGLKAEVMSGDALTFDAEFDAVFSNAALHWITDYHHVLQGVNRALKPNGRFVGEFGGAGNIHALTTAMQAVIEAHPEMGTFHNPWYFPTAEEYKTQLEKHGFKVHFIECFSRPTPLESGVEAWLTIFANHVISGMPSELEETFLNATAQRVKPQLYSPEQGWMADYVRLRFHAEKIAESE; encoded by the coding sequence ATGTCTACACAACAATGGAATGCCAATCAATACCAAAAAGATGCTCAGTTTGTGTCTGAATTTGGACGCTCAGTCATTGACTTACTGGCTCCAAAAGCCAATGAGACCATTTTAGATTTAGGGTGCGGAACCGGAGAACTTGCCGAGCAAATCATGCAAGCAGGCACCAATGTCTATGGTGTTGACGCTAGCCCAAGTATGATTGATGCGATAAAAGCGCGAGGACTGAAAGCGGAAGTCATGAGTGGCGATGCACTCACCTTTGATGCAGAGTTCGATGCCGTATTTAGTAACGCAGCGTTGCATTGGATCACCGACTATCACCACGTACTGCAAGGCGTAAATCGTGCTTTGAAACCTAATGGACGCTTTGTCGGCGAATTTGGCGGAGCCGGTAACATCCATGCCCTAACCACCGCAATGCAAGCGGTGATCGAAGCTCATCCGGAAATGGGCACATTCCATAACCCTTGGTACTTCCCAACAGCAGAAGAGTATAAAACGCAACTGGAAAAGCATGGGTTTAAAGTCCATTTCATCGAGTGTTTCTCTCGACCAACACCGCTAGAGTCTGGCGTGGAAGCATGGCTTACTATTTTTGCCAATCACGTCATTTCAGGCATGCCGAGCGAGTTAGAAGAGACCTTTCTTAACGCCACCGCGCAACGAGTCAAACCCCAATTATACTCGCCAGAGCAAGGCTGGATGGCCGATTATGTTCGACTGCGTTTCCACGCGGAAAAGATCGCTGAGAGCGAATAA